The sequence TGGGAGGGAATTCCCGCGGAATGTGTTTGATAAGTTGAATATTTTTTAGCCGGGACTGTGCGATCATCTGTTGGCTTTCAAAATCAGCTTCATCTTTTTCAGGTGCACGTCGTGAATATCTGCCGTCGGAACGTAGGATTCTGGCTCCGATATTGTCTTTCAACGCTGATTCCAGCGTCTCCTGAAAAACCTGTTTGGCAAGGAGAGGATCGTCAATAGGAAACATCAATTCAACTCGGCGATCAAGGTTTCTTCCCATCAAGTCCGCACTGCTCAAATAGAGTTCCGGATTTCCATTATTGCCAAACCAGAATACTCTGCTATGTTCCAGATATCGACCGACAATGCTGATGACGCGGACATTCTCGCTGACACCGGCAATACCAGGACGCAAACAGCACACTCCGCGCACGATCAAGTCGATTTTCACTCCTGCTTTTGATGCTTCATACAACTGCTCAATAATTCGTTGGTCAGTAAGCGAGTTCATCTTAAGGATGATACGGCCTTCATTACCATTTTGCGAATGTTGTATTTCACGATCAATCAAAGCCGTAATCTCATTCCTTAACGTTATGGGTGCAACGGAAAGTTTTGCGAATGTTTCTTTCTTTGAATAACCGGTTAAAAAATTAAACACTTCGGATGCATCATTTGTAATCTCTTCGCGACAGGTAAAGAAACTATAGTCGGTATAGATACGTGCGTTTACCGGATTGTAATTGCCGGTTCCGAGATGAACATACCGTTTCAAGCCATCATTTTCTTTTCGCACAATCAATGCCATTTTTCCATGCGTCTTTAATCCTACAAGACCGTACACTACATGCACTCCGGCTCCTTCAAGCTGCTTTGCCCATCCGATATTATTCTCTTCGTCGAACCGCGCTTTTAGTTCAACCAGTACGGCGACCTGCTTTCCGTTTTCCGCCGCTTCAATCAGCAGTGGGATGAGCGGTGATTCTTTTCCGATGCGATACAATGTCTGTTTGATTGCCAGTACATCCGGATCGCGCACAGCATTTTTAATAAATTGTACAACGGGAGAAAAAGAATCGTATGGATGATGCAACAGAACATCTTCGCGTTGAATACTATCGAACATATCTTCCGAGCCTTCGTCCGAAATCTGATGCGCTGGTGAATACGGAAAATCCTTAAGCTCTGGACGAGGAAGTTTTAGCAGAGTCATCAGATGACTCAATCCGAGCGGCTGTTTGATTGGATACACATCATCTTTTGTGAGCTCCAGATTTTCAATGAGAATATTTCTGATACGTGCAGGCATCGTTTCCTGCACGCCTACTCGAACGACAGAGCCGAAACGTCGGAGTCGAATCGATTCCTCAATTGAACTGATGAGATCTTCCGCTTCGTCTTCCTGGATCTCGATATCAGCATTACGCGTAACTCGGAAGACGTATGATTCTTTCACGATCATTCCGGGAAAGAGGAGAGAAAGATTTGACGCAATCAGATCTTCGAGCCAGACAAAACGAAAAGTATCAACTCCGGCATGTCCGTTCGGTATTTCAATCAACCGTGGAAGTACATCCGGCACTTTCACGCGGGCGAATCGTTCTTCGCCATTCTTGGACATTACTACAACAGCAAGATTCAAACTGAGATTTGAAATATAGGGAAACGGATGTCCGGGATCGAATGCAAGAGGCGTGAGCACGGGAAAAATTTTTCGTGCAAACAATTCAGAAAGTTTCGTTTTGTCTTCACCGCTCAATTCATCGATTTTCAAAAGTGAAACACCGGCGTTTAATAACTCCGGGTGAAGTTCCTTCCAGAAACATTCGCTCATCTGTTTTACCATGGATGAGACCCGTTCATGAATTGCTTTCATTTGCTGATGCGGAACGAGTCCGTCTGGTGAATATTCA is a genomic window of Bacteroidota bacterium containing:
- the ppk1 gene encoding polyphosphate kinase 1: MINSSEQRTKLNPSPKKNSRGHRSKPRKVLPYVHKGASTLDPSLFINRELSWLEFNHRVLEEAFDRRHPLLERVKFLSIVSSNLDEFFMIRVAAIREQIIADFVEYSPDGLVPHQQMKAIHERVSSMVKQMSECFWKELHPELLNAGVSLLKIDELSGEDKTKLSELFARKIFPVLTPLAFDPGHPFPYISNLSLNLAVVVMSKNGEERFARVKVPDVLPRLIEIPNGHAGVDTFRFVWLEDLIASNLSLLFPGMIVKESYVFRVTRNADIEIQEDEAEDLISSIEESIRLRRFGSVVRVGVQETMPARIRNILIENLELTKDDVYPIKQPLGLSHLMTLLKLPRPELKDFPYSPAHQISDEGSEDMFDSIQREDVLLHHPYDSFSPVVQFIKNAVRDPDVLAIKQTLYRIGKESPLIPLLIEAAENGKQVAVLVELKARFDEENNIGWAKQLEGAGVHVVYGLVGLKTHGKMALIVRKENDGLKRYVHLGTGNYNPVNARIYTDYSFFTCREEITNDASEVFNFLTGYSKKETFAKLSVAPITLRNEITALIDREIQHSQNGNEGRIILKMNSLTDQRIIEQLYEASKAGVKIDLIVRGVCCLRPGIAGVSENVRVISIVGRYLEHSRVFWFGNNGNPELYLSSADLMGRNLDRRVELMFPIDDPLLAKQVFQETLESALKDNIGARILRSDGRYSRRAPEKDEADFESQQMIAQSRLKNIQLIKHIPREFPPKN